A genome region from Osmerus mordax isolate fOsmMor3 chromosome 27, fOsmMor3.pri, whole genome shotgun sequence includes the following:
- the LOC136936673 gene encoding regulator of G-protein signaling 16-like isoform X2, protein MCKGLTYLSVTCLERAKELKARFGSMLQKHDWTHASSKAGKNSATLDECLRWRESFERLLSNKHGLCAFTAFLVSEFSEENVAFYVACEDYRKIRVAAKLPAQARSIYDEFIGCDAPREVNIDHETRDITKANLQAPSASCFDLAQHKIYTLMEKDCYPRFLRSPAYRDLASQLAAGGGAKQARPGKKA, encoded by the exons ATGTGCAAAGGACTAACCTATCTGTCTGTCACCTGCCTGGAAAG GGCGAAGGAATTGAAAGCCAGGTTTGGCAGCATGCTGCAAAAACATGACTGGACTCATGCCAGCAGCAAAGCAGGCAAAAACAG TGCTACCCTTGACGAATGCCTGAGGTGGAGAGAATCTTTCGAAAGGCTCCTGTCGAACAAAC ATGGACTGTGTGCCTTCACCGCCTTCCTGGTGTCCGAGTTCAGCGAGGAGAACGTGGCCTTCTACGTGGCCTGCGAGGACTACAGGAAGATCAGGGTGGCTGCCAAGCTCCCTGCCCAAGCCCGGAGCATCTACGACGAGTTCATCGGCTGCGACGCACCCAGAGAG gtcAACATTGACCACGAGACCCGTGACATCACCAAAGCCAACCTGCAGGCTCCCTCAGCCTCGTGTTTCGACCTGGCTCAGCACAAGATCTACACGCTCATGGAGAAGGACTGCTACCCTCGCTTCCTGCGCTCGCCCGCCTACAGGGACCTGGCCAGCCAGCTCGCCGCGGGGGGCGGGGCCAAGCAGGCACGCCCGGGGAAGAAGGCGTGA
- the LOC136936673 gene encoding regulator of G-protein signaling 5-like isoform X1, whose amino-acid sequence MCKGLTYLSVTCLERAKELKARFGSMLQKHDWTHASSKSYRAPLSSPIHSATLDECLRWRESFERLLSNKHGLCAFTAFLVSEFSEENVAFYVACEDYRKIRVAAKLPAQARSIYDEFIGCDAPREVNIDHETRDITKANLQAPSASCFDLAQHKIYTLMEKDCYPRFLRSPAYRDLASQLAAGGGAKQARPGKKA is encoded by the exons ATGTGCAAAGGACTAACCTATCTGTCTGTCACCTGCCTGGAAAG GGCGAAGGAATTGAAAGCCAGGTTTGGCAGCATGCTGCAAAAACATGACTGGACTCATGCCAGCAGCAAA TCTTACCGtgcgcctctctcctctcccatccacaGTGCTACCCTTGACGAATGCCTGAGGTGGAGAGAATCTTTCGAAAGGCTCCTGTCGAACAAAC ATGGACTGTGTGCCTTCACCGCCTTCCTGGTGTCCGAGTTCAGCGAGGAGAACGTGGCCTTCTACGTGGCCTGCGAGGACTACAGGAAGATCAGGGTGGCTGCCAAGCTCCCTGCCCAAGCCCGGAGCATCTACGACGAGTTCATCGGCTGCGACGCACCCAGAGAG gtcAACATTGACCACGAGACCCGTGACATCACCAAAGCCAACCTGCAGGCTCCCTCAGCCTCGTGTTTCGACCTGGCTCAGCACAAGATCTACACGCTCATGGAGAAGGACTGCTACCCTCGCTTCCTGCGCTCGCCCGCCTACAGGGACCTGGCCAGCCAGCTCGCCGCGGGGGGCGGGGCCAAGCAGGCACGCCCGGGGAAGAAGGCGTGA
- the LOC136936673 gene encoding regulator of G-protein signaling 16-like isoform X3: protein MCKGLTYLSVTCLERAKELKARFGSMLQKHDWTHASSKAGKNRESFERLLSNKHGLCAFTAFLVSEFSEENVAFYVACEDYRKIRVAAKLPAQARSIYDEFIGCDAPREVNIDHETRDITKANLQAPSASCFDLAQHKIYTLMEKDCYPRFLRSPAYRDLASQLAAGGGAKQARPGKKA from the exons ATGTGCAAAGGACTAACCTATCTGTCTGTCACCTGCCTGGAAAG GGCGAAGGAATTGAAAGCCAGGTTTGGCAGCATGCTGCAAAAACATGACTGGACTCATGCCAGCAGCAAAGCAGGCAAAAACAG AGAATCTTTCGAAAGGCTCCTGTCGAACAAAC ATGGACTGTGTGCCTTCACCGCCTTCCTGGTGTCCGAGTTCAGCGAGGAGAACGTGGCCTTCTACGTGGCCTGCGAGGACTACAGGAAGATCAGGGTGGCTGCCAAGCTCCCTGCCCAAGCCCGGAGCATCTACGACGAGTTCATCGGCTGCGACGCACCCAGAGAG gtcAACATTGACCACGAGACCCGTGACATCACCAAAGCCAACCTGCAGGCTCCCTCAGCCTCGTGTTTCGACCTGGCTCAGCACAAGATCTACACGCTCATGGAGAAGGACTGCTACCCTCGCTTCCTGCGCTCGCCCGCCTACAGGGACCTGGCCAGCCAGCTCGCCGCGGGGGGCGGGGCCAAGCAGGCACGCCCGGGGAAGAAGGCGTGA